One Amycolatopsis sp. NBC_00355 genomic window carries:
- the gcl gene encoding glyoxylate carboligase, translating into MPRIPAMQAVVDVLESEGVDTVFGCPGAAILPLYNALQGRAIEHLIVRHEEGATHMADGWARTNGNVGVAIGTSGPAGTNMITGLYTAHADSIPMICITGQAATTKLHQEAFQAVDIVEIAKPVTKWAVQVKEAAQLPWIFREAFRIARSGRPGPVLIDLPIDVQKQDIEWDSSIDSPLPVATVTPAPARVERALDLLLAAERPLILAGGGVVLGEASEQLRVAAERLDVPVQVTLMGKGSFPEDHELFAGMAGIQTSQRYANAAFLEADLVLALGARFGDRHTGELSVYRGDRKFIHVDIEPTQLGKVFGPDLGIVSDTREFLDALLAALDRRSIEPRREWVGRIAELKEALPRREDFDSLPIKAPRVFKEINETFGEDTYFVTAIGLYQIWSGQFQQAHKPRHYQVCGQAGPLGWEIPAAIGVKKARPEAEVVGVVGDYGFQFLVEELAVAAQYDVGFVLIMLNNEYLGLIRQAETGYEMNFEVDIHYDAIGTDNVKIMEAYGCSGTRVHEPGEIRTSLEWARKEAERTSRPVLVEIMIEREGNAAMGAALDSVREFEPAG; encoded by the coding sequence ATGCCACGGATCCCCGCGATGCAAGCGGTCGTCGACGTCCTGGAGAGCGAAGGCGTCGACACCGTCTTCGGCTGCCCCGGTGCCGCGATCCTCCCGCTGTATAACGCCCTACAAGGCCGCGCGATCGAGCACCTGATCGTCCGCCACGAAGAGGGCGCGACCCACATGGCCGACGGCTGGGCCAGGACGAACGGCAATGTCGGCGTCGCCATCGGCACGTCCGGCCCGGCCGGCACCAACATGATCACCGGGCTCTACACCGCGCACGCGGACTCGATCCCGATGATCTGCATCACCGGCCAGGCCGCCACGACGAAGCTGCACCAGGAGGCGTTCCAGGCGGTCGACATCGTCGAGATCGCCAAGCCGGTGACGAAGTGGGCGGTGCAGGTCAAGGAGGCCGCGCAGCTGCCGTGGATCTTCCGCGAGGCCTTCCGGATCGCGCGCTCGGGACGTCCCGGGCCGGTGCTCATCGACCTGCCGATCGACGTGCAGAAGCAGGACATCGAGTGGGATTCCTCGATCGACTCGCCGCTGCCGGTCGCGACCGTGACGCCCGCGCCCGCGCGTGTCGAACGCGCCCTCGACCTGCTGCTGGCCGCCGAACGGCCGCTGATCCTGGCGGGTGGCGGGGTCGTGCTCGGCGAGGCGAGCGAGCAGCTGCGGGTCGCGGCCGAGCGGCTCGACGTCCCGGTGCAGGTGACGCTGATGGGCAAGGGGAGCTTCCCCGAGGACCACGAGCTGTTCGCCGGGATGGCCGGCATCCAGACTTCGCAGCGCTACGCGAACGCCGCCTTCCTGGAGGCCGACCTCGTGCTCGCGCTGGGCGCCCGCTTCGGCGACCGGCACACCGGCGAGCTGTCGGTGTACCGCGGCGACCGGAAGTTCATCCACGTCGACATCGAGCCCACGCAGCTGGGCAAGGTGTTCGGCCCGGACCTCGGGATCGTCTCCGACACCCGCGAGTTCCTCGACGCGCTGCTGGCCGCCCTGGACCGCCGCTCGATCGAGCCGAGGCGGGAGTGGGTCGGCCGGATCGCGGAGCTGAAGGAAGCGCTTCCCCGCCGGGAAGACTTCGACTCGCTGCCGATCAAAGCGCCCCGGGTCTTCAAGGAGATCAACGAAACCTTCGGCGAGGACACGTACTTCGTCACCGCGATCGGGCTCTACCAGATCTGGTCGGGCCAGTTCCAGCAGGCGCACAAGCCGCGGCACTATCAGGTCTGCGGTCAGGCCGGCCCGCTCGGCTGGGAGATCCCGGCCGCGATCGGCGTCAAGAAGGCACGGCCCGAGGCGGAGGTCGTCGGTGTCGTCGGCGACTACGGGTTCCAGTTCCTCGTCGAGGAGCTGGCCGTCGCGGCCCAGTACGACGTCGGATTCGTGCTGATCATGCTCAACAACGAGTACCTCGGCCTGATCCGCCAGGCCGAGACGGGTTACGAGATGAACTTCGAGGTCGACATCCACTACGACGCGATCGGCACGGACAACGTGAAGATCATGGAGGCCTACGGCTGCTCGGGCACCCGCGTGCACGAGCCCGGCGAGATCCGGACGTCCCTCGAATGGGCCCGCAAGGAGGCCGAACGGACCAGCCGTCCGGTGCTGGTGGAGATCATGATCGAGCGCGAGGGCAACGCCGCGATGGGCGCCGCCCTCGACTCGGTCCGCGAGTTCGAACCGGCAGGCTGA
- a CDS encoding FAD binding domain-containing protein, with protein MEFLRPASLADALAAKAANPGAVPLAGGTDVMVEINFDHRRPDALLDLGRVGELHEHGTDGGRIRIGAAVPYTRIITELGAKLPGLAMASRTVGSPQIRNRGSVGGNLGAASPAGDSHPALLAADAEVEIASVRGTRIVAAKDFYTGVKRNVLEPDELITGVLLAPATGPQQFSKIGTRNAMVIAVAAFGLALHPAEKRVGTGVGSAAPTPRRALDAEEFLAGELDWDAPKALNDSVKRRFGDLVAAAAAPIDDVRGSAAYRRHALSVMARRTLTWAWGEYCEGSAKCA; from the coding sequence GTGGAATTCCTCCGACCCGCCTCGCTGGCCGACGCGCTCGCCGCGAAGGCCGCGAACCCCGGCGCGGTCCCCCTCGCCGGCGGCACGGACGTGATGGTCGAGATCAACTTCGACCACCGCCGCCCCGACGCGCTGCTCGACCTCGGCCGTGTCGGCGAGCTGCACGAGCACGGCACCGACGGCGGCCGGATCCGGATCGGGGCCGCCGTGCCCTACACCCGGATCATCACCGAACTGGGCGCGAAGTTGCCCGGCCTCGCGATGGCCTCGCGGACCGTCGGCTCGCCGCAGATCCGCAACCGCGGTTCCGTGGGCGGCAATCTGGGCGCGGCTTCGCCCGCGGGCGACTCGCACCCGGCGCTCCTGGCCGCCGACGCCGAGGTCGAAATCGCCTCCGTACGCGGCACCCGGATCGTCGCGGCGAAGGACTTCTACACCGGCGTGAAGCGGAACGTCCTGGAGCCGGACGAGCTCATCACGGGCGTGCTGCTGGCCCCGGCCACCGGGCCCCAGCAGTTCAGCAAGATCGGCACCCGCAACGCAATGGTCATCGCGGTCGCCGCCTTCGGCCTGGCGCTGCACCCCGCCGAAAAGCGGGTCGGCACCGGCGTCGGCTCGGCCGCGCCGACACCCCGGCGGGCCCTCGACGCCGAGGAGTTCCTGGCCGGCGAGCTGGACTGGGACGCCCCGAAGGCCCTCAACGACTCCGTGAAACGCCGCTTCGGCGACCTGGTCGCGGCAGCCGCCGCGCCGATCGACGACGTCCGGGGGAGCGCCGCGTACCGGCGTCACGCGCTGAGCGTGATGGCGCGGCGCACGCTGACCTGGGCCTGGGGCGAATACTGCGAAGGGAGCGCGAAGTGCGCGTGA
- a CDS encoding (2Fe-2S)-binding protein: MRVNVTVNGEPRRADNVWEGESLLYVLRERLGLPGSKNACEQGECGSCTVYVDGVPAGACLVAAGQAEGRDVVTVEGLAEGDALDPVQESFVEQGAVQCGFCTPGLLVAAHDLIERVPEPSDVEIREALAGNLCRCTGYEKILDAVRDAAAKKALR; encoded by the coding sequence GTGCGCGTGAACGTCACCGTCAACGGCGAACCCCGCCGGGCGGACAACGTCTGGGAAGGCGAAAGCCTGCTCTACGTCCTGCGCGAGCGGCTCGGCCTGCCGGGCTCGAAGAACGCCTGCGAGCAGGGCGAATGCGGCTCGTGCACGGTCTACGTCGACGGCGTGCCGGCCGGCGCCTGCCTGGTCGCGGCCGGGCAGGCCGAGGGCCGCGACGTCGTCACGGTCGAAGGCCTCGCCGAGGGCGACGCGCTCGACCCGGTCCAGGAGTCCTTTGTGGAGCAGGGCGCCGTCCAGTGCGGCTTCTGCACCCCGGGCCTGCTGGTCGCCGCGCACGACCTGATCGAGCGCGTCCCCGAGCCCAGCGACGTCGAGATCCGCGAGGCGCTCGCCGGGAACCTCTGCCGCTGCACCGGCTACGAGAAGATCCTCGACGCCGTCCGCGACGCCGCCGCGAAGAAGGCGCTCCGTTGA